Part of the Candidatus Margulisiibacteriota bacterium genome, TCGCGCATTTTACCTGATCAGCCAGTGATGGGCGACCAGCCAGATAGCAATGGCGATCGCCAGGGCGGTAGCCTTCAAAGTGAGGTTGATAGTAAATAGTCTTTTAAGCATCGGCCGGCTCCGGCGGTTTCACGGCCGGCGTTTCCCCGGGTTGCGGCCGCTGCCAGGTGGCGAAATCGCATTTGGGATAATTGCTGCAACTGTAGAAGAGCTTTCCCCGCTTGGTCCGTTTCTCGACCAGCTCGCCGCCGCATTTTTGGCACTTGACGCCGATCTTCTTGAGGAGCGGCTTGATGCTCTTACATTCGGGATAACCGGTACAGGCGAGGAACTCGCCGAAACGGCCGCGCTTGATCGTCATCGGCTTGCCGCACTTAGCGCAAACTTCCTTGAGGGCCGCCGCCTTGGCTTCTTCTTCCGGCAGGTTCTTGGTAAATTTGCATTTGGGATAGGTCGAGCAGGCAATGAACTTGCCGTAGCGCCCTTCGCGGATGACCAGCTTGTTGCCGCAATCCGGGCAGAGCTCATCGGTCATGATCTCCGTCTTGACCTTCTCCATTTTCACTTCGGCCTCGGCCAGCGCCGCGGAGAACGGCTTATAAAACTCATGGAGGGCGCCGACCCACTGGACTTTACCTTCGGCGACCGCGTCGAGCTGGTCTTCCATCTGGGCGGTGAACTTGATGTCAAGGATCTGGGGAAAATGCTTGACCAGCAAACCATTGGTCGTGATGCCGATCTCGGTCGGCTTGAGCGCCTTCCCTTCCTTGATGACGTAGCCCCGGTCCTGGATCGTGGAGATGATCGGGGCATAGGTCGACGGGCGGCCGATGCCGCGCAGTTCCAGCTCTTTGACCAGCGAAGCTTCAGTGTAGCGCGGCGGCGGCTCGGTAAAATGCTGCAGCGGGAGGAGTTCTTGCAGTTGCAGGGCCGCGCCGGCGGCCAGGTCGGGCAGACTGGCGCTCTGCTCGTCTTCCGGAGAAGCCTCATCCCGGCTCTCTTCGTACAATTTAAGGAAACCTTCAAACCGGATGACCGAACCAGTCGCCCGGAGGAGGTATTCGCCCGCCGCGGCGGGCAGGCCGGCGGAGATGTCGACCGAGGTCTGGTCAAAAACGGCCGCTTCCATCTGGCAGGCGACAAAGCGCTTCCAGATCAGCTCGTAGAGCTTGAGTTCATCGGGGTCCAGGCTCTCCTTCAACTTTTCCGGGGTCCGGGCGATTGCGGTCGGACGGATCGCTTCATGGGCGTCCTGGGCCTGTTTCTTTTTTTTGTACCTGATCGGCGCCGCCGGAAGGAACTTCTTGCCAAAAGCCTCCCCGATGTAGCGCCGGACCTCGGTCTCGGCTTCCGCCGCAATGCGGACCGAGTCAGTGCGCATATAGGAGATCAAACCGACCCGGTCCTCGCCTTTAACTTCTTTGCCTTCATAGAGTTTCTGGGCCAGGACCATCGTCTTTTTAGCCGAGAAGCCGAGCTTGCGGGCGGCGTCTTGCTGCAGCGTGCTGGTAATGAACGGCGGCGAGGGGTTCCGCTTATGTTCTTTTTTCCTGACCTCTTTGACCGCGTAGTCGGCCTTCCCCAGTTCGGCGACGATCGCCTTGGCCTCCGCCTCGCCGGGAATGATCTTCCCTTTGTCTTTAGGGCTGACCCCCAGTGCTTTCTCCCCCTTAGCGATCAGCTTGGCGGAAAATTCCAGTTTCTTATCATCGGCCAGGCGGGCGGTAATGTCCCAGTATTCCTGGGCTTTGAACTTGCCGACCTCGGCTTCCCGTTCGCAGATCAGGCGGACGGCGACCGATTGGACCCGGCCGGCCGACAGCCCTTTACGGACTTTCTTCCAGAGGAGGGGACTTAATTTATAACCGACCAGGCGGTCGAGGATCCGCCGCGCCTGCTGGGCGTTGACCCGATCGAGGTCGATCTCGCGGGGATGCTTGACGGCCGAGGTAACGGCTTCTTTGGTGATCTCGTTAAACTCGATCCGCTTGATCTTTTTGTCCATATCAAGCAGGACCTGCAAATGCCAGGCGATCGCTTCCCCTTCACGGTCAGGATCGGGGGCGAGGAAAACCATTTTAGCTTTGGCCGCGGCCGCCTTGAGATCTTTTACGATCTTCTCTTTACCTTTGATGATCTGGTAATTCGGCTCAAAATCCTTGTCGACCTTGACGCCGAGCGATTTGGCCGGCAGGTCGCGGACATGCCCCCCCGAAGCGACCACGGAGAAATCCTTACCGAGGAACTTCTCCAGGGTACGCCCCTTAGCGGGTGACTCAACAATAACTAAATTCTTAGCCAAATTACAAGACCTCCGAAAAGCCATATTAACAGAGGGAGGCAGACTATGTCAAATAATAAGCAATTTTATTGCCAGGTTTAGCCAAGTACAAATAGAGGTAAAAACGGCGAAAATTCGCCGTCAGCGCCCAAAGCGCTTCGCCAGCTCTTCGGACGAGATCCGGACCATGGTCGGCCGGCCATGAGGACAGGTCAGCGGATTGGCTGTAGCCAGCAGATCTCGGATCAATTGGACCATTTCCTGGGGAGTTAACTTATCCCCGGCTTTGATCGCGCTATGACAGGCGACCAACTTGCGGACGGTCTCTTGCCGGACCTCGATCTGGGGGCTTTTCCCGGCCACGGCCAGATCGGCAACTATATCCTGTAACAACAGTTGCGGAGCGGCTTGACCGGAGAGGGCCGGCACGCTCCGGAGGAGAAAACTGTTCCCCCCGAACTCCTCGATCTCAAAACCGAGAGTATTTAAGTAGGCCAAGTTCTCTTTCAGAACGACAGCCTCCGGCGCAGGGAACTCCACCGTCTCCGGCATCAACAACGACTGACGACTAACCGCTAACGATTGAAGGCTAAGCCGGTCGTAGAGTATCCTCTCGTGCGCGGCATGCTGGTCGATCAGGGTCAATTCGCCCTCGCCGGTCGCTACTATGTACATATTGTTGATCTGACCAAGCGGGAAGAGCGGCAGGTCGTGACTGGGTATGGCCGCAGTGCTGGGAAACGAACTATTGTCCATCGGAAAAAGAACGTCGGCCATCGCCGGCTGCCAAGCACTATCTGATCTGCCGGTCTCGTAATACCCCCCAGCTGGTTGGCTGATAGCCTGGTCCCCCAGGGCTTTTTTAACCGCCTCCCTTACCCCATCCATCACCAACTGATTGCGGACGAACTTCACTTCCCGTTTAGCCGGGTGGATATTGACATCGACCTGCTGCGGGTCGATCGCGAGGAAAATGACCGCTACCGGATAACGGCCGTGCGGGATCAGGGTCCGGTAAGCCTCTTCCAGCGCTCGGTTGAGGAGGAAATTCTTGATGAACCGCCCGTTGACGAAAAAGTCTTCATAATTCTTGTCGATCCGGGTCAGCGTCGGCCGGCTGACGAAACCGGTGACCTGGCCGCCCTTGAATTCGCCGCTGACCTCAACCAATCCTTTCAGGATCTCTGGGCCGTAGACCGAGAGGATCGCGTCGGCTAACTGGCCGGTCCCGCCGGTAGTGAGGAGCGGCTTGCCGTCGGAGCTGAAGCGGAAGGCGATCCCGGGATAAGCCAGGGCGTATTTGGCGGCGACCTGGCCGCAATGGCCGAGCTCGGTCGAGTTGGCTTTCAGGAATTTCCTCCGGGCCGGAGTGTTGTGGAAGAGGTCCTTGACCGTGACCGTCAACCCGCGGCCGGCCGGGTTCCGCTCAATCTTCGTTTTCGACACCGCCGCGATCGAAGGGAGCGCTTCTCCCCGGAAACCGAGAGTGTGGAGATTGAAAAGATCGTCGTACTCGGCCAGTTTGGAGGTCGCGTGGCGCTGCAGGGCTAGCTTGATCTCGGCTTCGGTCAAACCGCGGCCGTTATCGGCCACCCGGATCAATTTCTTCCCCGCTTCATCGACTTCGATAATGATCTGGCTCGCACCAGCATCGATCGCGTTCTCGACCAGCTCTTTAACGACCGAGGCGGGACGCTCGACCACTTCCCCCGCGGCGATCTTATTGATCAGGTCTTCCGGCAGGATCTTAATACTTTGATTCGCCATGTTTTAATTGTACCGCAGTTGAAAATGATGGTAAAGGGTTAGGCTGGTAGCCGCTGGCAGCCGGCGGACGGCGCCGTCTTTCTATTTATTACATATTTCATCTACACGTTTAGTAAACCCAAGGTAAGCAATCCTTGTCTTTCGACCTAGCTCAATAATTTCACCAGACAACTTTCCTGATTTCGCATCATATTCAGAAATAGCGACTACATCTAGGTAATTTACAAGCTTGGCAATAAAAGAGTTGAAAAGAGGAAGAGGATTAACCTCCTTAGTTTCCTCGAGTGGTATTTTATTCTGTCCAAGTTGCTGCCTGGCCCGGAATAAATTGTTACGAGCCTTGATAAAATAAATAAGCGCGGAAGCAGTCTCACTATCATCCAATAGCCTTGTCGCGCTCTCTATGTTTTTTGCGCTTTCAAGAAAAAGCGAATAGCTGCCTTCCAGCTCAACTTTGGCTTCTATCAATAATTTTTTCCTGTTCCCGACAAGCCTTCCTAAGTGTTTGGCCCTGCCATTCAATTGGTTGTATTTTAAGGCTAAAGCAACGTTATCCAGGGAAGACTTGTATTGGCTATTATTATAAGCAGTTACGGCGTAATGATAATAAATTCTACTTAATTTTAAGTTCGCGTTTTTAAGATATTTGGTTTCTTTTGTTTGCCGCAGAATAAATTGATATTTGTTTTTGGCCTCCTCATATTTTTGTTTTTCTAATAAACTATCGGCTTCCTTGCTGATTAAGGCCTGATCGCCACGGAAAGCCAAGAGAACAAACAAAACACTCAGCATAAAAAGCAAGATGCTTACTGGGCTTAATAATCCTCTGCCCATTTGTCCGCCTTTCCTTTTCATCTTTTATTGAGAATATTTTCCCAGGGCGACGCTTGAATCAATTAACTTTCTAGCCTGTTTTGACGAGAAGCAAACGGATCCCTTTCCGTTTTTACGGGTTTTCTTTCTCGGCTTCCCTTTTATAATTTTAGGAGGGTCGCTTTTTATTTTAAGAGAGGACATGGTGTTTAGGGCCCCTTTATATTTTTTTACATCCAGGGAATGATTTTTAGAATTTTCGCTGGTCAGAAACGAACAATGAGGATTCATGGTTGGCCAGTATCTATACCCTTTTACGGCAACAAATGCCGCAAGAAGAGCCAAAAGCCATCTCACGAGCATAAAATCAACTGTATCTTTGTTCATAGCAGGTCCCCTAGCTAAGATATTGGATAGGTCCGGTTTGGCCTGAAACCTGGGAGGCAAAACAAAAGGAGATAAAAGACAAACCACTGTAATTGCCAGAAAGAGCAGGGTTAAACTCTGGTATAATTTATCCGGTAATTTCATTATTATCTTGCCCGGGCCGTCCCGACGTTACGCCTGCCTGTCGGCAGACAGGTCGGGACAACCCAAGCCGAAAAAGCAACGAGGCTTTATTCCTCACCAAAAAACTTATCCAGAAAATTAGCCGCCCTGTCTTTTGCCCCAAGGCCAAAAGCAATGGCAAAGGCCAATCCCACGGCGCCAACTATTATGTTAACTGAAGTTGTAAGCCACTCCAGGGGAACCCCAAGTTGCCCCAAAGCCGCTAGGGCCGCAAAGATAATAATGGCAGACTGTACGACATTCGCTAAAACATTGGCGTTGGTAAGACCAATATTATTGGCAATAACCAGCATTACCGCAGAAAGTAAAAGCGCGACAAAGATGCCTACGCCTAAAACATAGGCGGCTGACAAAGCCGCCGGCAGATAGGCCAGGAGTCCTCCCAGCAAAGCTTTCGCCGAAGCTAATCCTAAGATACTGGCGACTGCGGTTACTGTCACGAAAATAGTTAGCCAATAAACTAACTCTCCCAAAAGTTCCGTTGGTCCCTTTTTAAGGCCGCCTTTGGTTAAGAACTCCGTAAAACCAATTTGTTTGCTTCCTTTGTTAAGTCGCAGGACTCCCAGGGCGGTGATTACCAACCACTGCGAACCTTTAGCGATCAGAAGACCGATAAGCAACAAGATCAACGCATATAACAAACTTAAAAGCAGCGGCCCTACAGTCAACAAGGTATCCCTAATTGGTCTTAAAAAAATTAATAATAAATCCATAGTTTCCCCCCATTTTTACGTCATTCGCCCCTCGTTTCCCAGGCCTCACCTCCTGTTCCTTGATTTCCATTGCCATAAAGCGGTTAAAACAGCCCATCCAAATTTAAATGGCCCAAAAAGATATACTCCCCGATCTTTTTCAAGCACTTCGTGCCTTCCCCCCTGAAACCGGGAAAAATATAACTCAAGATACTTTCCAAACCTTGATTCTTCTTTTTCCGCCATAATAAGCCTCCTAATTATCGCTCGATATTAGCACCGACATCTTCCATAATATAGTCGGCTAGTTTATCCCTCTCGGCCCTTTTGCTTCTAAAATAATATCCTTTCATATATTTCAGGACCCTAACTCGCTCCTTAAGTGCTATCACCTCAATATCGCCAGGCAACTTATCAACAACATTATGATGCGCTCCGATAAAGAGAATTCCGGTTTCATTCTCTTTTAGCGTTTCGCCTATTCTTTTAGCAACGTAATTATCTCTCTCTTCTAATGTTTTATTTTTACGGCAGACATATTTAAGATAAGCAATGGTTTTCCCGATAAAAGTCCTGGCTTTCGCCAATTCCTTAACCGATTTATATTCTTTCATTACGATACCTATATCTTCGGTCTTTACCAAAATTGCCCCTCCCTCAATCAGGTGATCAATAATTTCATAATTCTTACTGCCACGTTTGACCCCATCCGCTACAATCTTCATCCCCATCTCCCCGTCCGCCACCAACCCATCCTGATAAACCTTATAGCCCTTAGGCTGCAAATTCTCAAAGAACTTAAAAAGCGCCCCCCAAAATGAGGCGATAGTCTGTTGATGCGCCGCCCACCGCTCTCGGCCGCAGATCGCTATTCCTTTTTTCTCTGTCTCGGCGGCAATCGTTCCCAGATCTGCGCTACTGTGAATTATGGGAACATACAGGAGTTTTCTCATCTGCCTCGCTTTTTAGGGAAGTGCTGCCGCCTTCCTCTACTATCTTCCCTACCACATTAATAATGTTCCCGATCCCCTCAAAGACCTGATTTATTCCAAGACTGGAAATAAGGGTTTTTTCGTCTTCGGCCGTCATAATCTCACCTCGGGCATCAGCTTCTTTTTCTGCAATACTTGCTGACGAAGATCCAGCATGTATTTTTGCCTGGCTTCCCTTCTTCTGATTCTCTGCATCCTTAGATCATTCATAAGTCTTTTAAGCTCTGCTCGCCTTTTTTCTCGATCTTCGCGAAAACCTTCGAAGATTTCAGTAACTTTTGCCTGGCGCAGATCTCGATCTTCTTCCGCGATCTCTCTTGCCAAAACTGCCTCAGGCTCAATTAGTTTTATGCCCTGCCTCACCGGCACGCGGGCGGCAGGCCTGGTTTTTGTCTGTCTTTTTTTCTTCCTAGGCATTTTAAGATACCTCCTTTCTAGCCCATTACCTTGGCTTCCAATTTTTCTAACCGTTTTTGAAGCGTTTTATTTTCTTCTTCCAGCTTTTTAGCCTGCGAAGAAATAAAAGAATCCTGCTGCCACCAGTCAATCCCAATCTCCATCGCCTTTTCCACCGAACACACCAGAAGTCTAATCTTAATATTTAACAGGTCTACATCCGCGAGCGAGATCTTAATATCGCCGGCAATGACAATTCCCTTGTCCAGAACCCTTTCTAAGATATCCGCTAAATTCGTAGCATTGGTCGCGTGGGCCATTCCTTGCATAACCATAATTTTCTTCCCTCCTTTTTTACGCTATTTTACTAGCTTTAATTACCAGTTCTGCGGTTTTCTTGCGTAAATTAATTATATTTCTACAAATCTCGCAGACTGAACTGCCTTGATCATATTCCAGGCATTTAAGCAGAGGAGTGAGTTCATTTATTAAAAGCTGGGCTCTATTGCCTTTTACTTTAGGATCACGGGTCTCATTTAAACTCCGGGTTATTTCTCTTGTTTTGCGTTCCTTTTGTTGGAAAATTCCGCAGTTTACTTTTTCTTCTTCAGACATGTTCCCCCCTTCACATTAAATCTCCTAACGGCCCGAGATTCAGATTCAGCTCTTCGTCTTTTACATTAAATATTTCTTTTAACTCTGCCATTTTCTTATCAAGCTTTATAAAAGTTTCGCCCATTTTCTCGATTTGTTCATCAGTTAAAGAGCCACTTTCAACTCTTCGCGCCGCTTGTTTTTCCATGAGTTTCCTGATTAGCTCTATCAGGGTTAAGACCAGCTTTGCCAATCCCTGTTCTACCTGTTTAGGATCAATATTAATTCTCTCCGCGGATTTAAGCTTCACCGCGGAATCCTGCATCTCTGCCGGATCCTCCATTACTATCGTTAAAGAACTGGATCCATGCCCTGCACTATCCGGCATTTTAAGTTGACTCCTTCATGCGCGCAACTTCGTACTTTTCCATGGTTTCAACCGAAGAGACCAGAACCCGCAAGCCGATGTAAACCAGATCAATATCGGCCACCGAAATAACAATAT contains:
- a CDS encoding gas vesicle protein K, which translates into the protein MEDPAEMQDSAVKLKSAERINIDPKQVEQGLAKLVLTLIELIRKLMEKQAARRVESGSLTDEQIEKMGETFIKLDKKMAELKEIFNVKDEELNLNLGPLGDLM
- a CDS encoding gas vesicle protein encodes the protein MQGMAHATNATNLADILERVLDKGIVIAGDIKISLADVDLLNIKIRLLVCSVEKAMEIGIDWWQQDSFISSQAKKLEEENKTLQKRLEKLEAKVMG
- the topA gene encoding type I DNA topoisomerase yields the protein MAKNLVIVESPAKGRTLEKFLGKDFSVVASGGHVRDLPAKSLGVKVDKDFEPNYQIIKGKEKIVKDLKAAAAKAKMVFLAPDPDREGEAIAWHLQVLLDMDKKIKRIEFNEITKEAVTSAVKHPREIDLDRVNAQQARRILDRLVGYKLSPLLWKKVRKGLSAGRVQSVAVRLICEREAEVGKFKAQEYWDITARLADDKKLEFSAKLIAKGEKALGVSPKDKGKIIPGEAEAKAIVAELGKADYAVKEVRKKEHKRNPSPPFITSTLQQDAARKLGFSAKKTMVLAQKLYEGKEVKGEDRVGLISYMRTDSVRIAAEAETEVRRYIGEAFGKKFLPAAPIRYKKKKQAQDAHEAIRPTAIARTPEKLKESLDPDELKLYELIWKRFVACQMEAAVFDQTSVDISAGLPAAAGEYLLRATGSVIRFEGFLKLYEESRDEASPEDEQSASLPDLAAGAALQLQELLPLQHFTEPPPRYTEASLVKELELRGIGRPSTYAPIISTIQDRGYVIKEGKALKPTEIGITTNGLLVKHFPQILDIKFTAQMEDQLDAVAEGKVQWVGALHEFYKPFSAALAEAEVKMEKVKTEIMTDELCPDCGNKLVIREGRYGKFIACSTYPKCKFTKNLPEEEAKAAALKEVCAKCGKPMTIKRGRFGEFLACTGYPECKSIKPLLKKIGVKCQKCGGELVEKRTKRGKLFYSCSNYPKCDFATWQRPQPGETPAVKPPEPADA
- a CDS encoding gas vesicle protein; this encodes MTGPYYEKKEVTLVEALDRVLHKGAVVAGDIVISVADIDLVYIGLRVLVSSVETMEKYEVARMKEST
- the mutL gene encoding DNA mismatch repair endonuclease MutL, producing MANQSIKILPEDLINKIAAGEVVERPASVVKELVENAIDAGASQIIIEVDEAGKKLIRVADNGRGLTEAEIKLALQRHATSKLAEYDDLFNLHTLGFRGEALPSIAAVSKTKIERNPAGRGLTVTVKDLFHNTPARRKFLKANSTELGHCGQVAAKYALAYPGIAFRFSSDGKPLLTTGGTGQLADAILSVYGPEILKGLVEVSGEFKGGQVTGFVSRPTLTRIDKNYEDFFVNGRFIKNFLLNRALEEAYRTLIPHGRYPVAVIFLAIDPQQVDVNIHPAKREVKFVRNQLVMDGVREAVKKALGDQAISQPAGGYYETGRSDSAWQPAMADVLFPMDNSSFPSTAAIPSHDLPLFPLGQINNMYIVATGEGELTLIDQHAAHERILYDRLSLQSLAVSRQSLLMPETVEFPAPEAVVLKENLAYLNTLGFEIEEFGGNSFLLRSVPALSGQAAPQLLLQDIVADLAVAGKSPQIEVRQETVRKLVACHSAIKAGDKLTPQEMVQLIRDLLATANPLTCPHGRPTMVRISSEELAKRFGR